A single window of Coffea eugenioides isolate CCC68of chromosome 7, Ceug_1.0, whole genome shotgun sequence DNA harbors:
- the LOC113778358 gene encoding protein MKS1 encodes MDPQDFSTGGRPSPRRELQGPRPAPLKVSKDSHKIKKPPVAPQLHHLNHPAPPHLQPTVDNEYRQPVVIYAVSPKVIHTTVNDFMNLVQRLTGRSPRPGNTPTAAGDLSPAARLASMEKASPSEREKERQQRVGSDFAEDLMEILEGTSFEMGQNPGILSPAPGTLPPVSLPGLFSPAPDPFLNGNNMFLPSPSFLLSSPLISPSIPSYDLFNTFFDF; translated from the coding sequence ATGGATCCACAGGATTTTTCCACCGGCGGCAGGCCGTCTCCTAGGAGAGAACTACAGGGCCCACGTCCAGCTCCACTTAAAGTAAGCAAAGACTCCcacaaaatcaagaaaccacCAGTTGCACCGCAGCTGCACCACCTCAATCACCCTGCTCCGCCGCACCTTCAGCCCACAGTCGACAACGAGTACCGCCAACCAGTGGTCATCTACGCCGTTTCCCCGAAAGTAATCCACACCACAGTCAATGACTTCATGAACTTGGTCCAACGTCTCACCGGCCGTTCTCCTCGTCCAGGCAACACCCCAACTGCCGCAGGCGACCTCTCTCCGGCAGCCCGTTTAGCTTCGATGGAGAAAGCTAGCCCGTCggaaagggaaaaagagagacAGCAAAGGGTTGGTTCTGATTTTGCTGAAGATTTGATGGAAATTCTTGAAGGAACTAGTTTTGAAATGGGTCAAAATCCGGGGATACTATCGCCGGCGCCGGGGACTCTGCCCCCCGTTTCGCTTCCGGGACTCTTCTCGCCGGCGCCGGATCCATTTTTGAACGGGAATAATATGTTCTTACCAAGCCCATCATTCTTGCTTTCTTCACCACTCATTTCACCATCCATTCCTTCGTATGATCTCTTCAACACATTCTTTGACTTTTAG